Proteins encoded together in one Candidatus Obscuribacterales bacterium window:
- a CDS encoding mechanosensitive ion channel family protein — protein MLQDFLDTTVLNNTVADYLIAVGTAGLGAIAIKLIQVVVVGRLKEFARRTSTPLDNDLIQLFEKFLIPIAFLGITYLAINVLDLHPILEQVVNIVWVVLGTLCAVQLLGALVEYGIRLYAVTRRPNSPAFEASLHALVPAMRIALWAVGVVFLLDNFGFDIAAIVAGLGIGGIAVALAAQGVLQDLFSYFSILLDVPFELGDFIIVGDSVGTVEHIGIKTTRMRSIDGEQLVIANTDLTASRIRNFKRMTTRRIVFRIGVTYETGLEHLKEIPGIIQTIIEQTEHVVFDRAHFASYGDFSLNFEVVYNVITGDYATYMDAQQAINLELKQAFEKRGIEFAYPTQVTYFSGANASGLSETTDSLQSSGDE, from the coding sequence ATGTTGCAAGATTTTTTAGATACGACGGTGTTGAATAACACAGTCGCTGATTATTTGATTGCGGTAGGTACGGCGGGGTTGGGGGCGATCGCCATCAAGCTTATTCAAGTGGTGGTGGTGGGGCGACTGAAAGAGTTTGCCCGCCGCACCAGTACACCGCTCGATAATGACCTCATTCAACTTTTTGAGAAATTTCTCATCCCGATCGCCTTCTTGGGCATCACCTACTTAGCCATTAACGTTCTAGACCTGCACCCCATTCTGGAGCAGGTCGTGAATATTGTATGGGTGGTGCTGGGTACCCTCTGCGCAGTCCAGCTCCTAGGGGCCCTTGTGGAATACGGCATTCGACTCTATGCCGTAACTCGTCGCCCCAACAGCCCCGCCTTTGAAGCCAGCTTACATGCCCTCGTGCCAGCCATGCGTATTGCGCTCTGGGCCGTGGGCGTGGTGTTTTTGCTGGACAACTTTGGATTTGATATCGCAGCGATCGTTGCTGGTTTAGGAATTGGGGGCATTGCTGTTGCCCTAGCCGCCCAAGGTGTGCTGCAAGATTTGTTTAGCTACTTTTCGATTCTGCTGGATGTGCCCTTCGAACTGGGTGACTTTATTATCGTGGGCGACAGTGTGGGCACGGTGGAGCATATTGGCATCAAAACCACCCGCATGCGCAGCATCGACGGTGAGCAGTTGGTGATTGCCAATACTGACCTAACGGCGTCTCGAATTCGCAACTTTAAGCGGATGACTACCCGTCGAATTGTGTTTCGCATTGGCGTCACCTATGAAACCGGGTTAGAGCATCTGAAGGAAATTCCAGGCATTATTCAGACCATTATTGAACAGACTGAACATGTCGTCTTCGATCGCGCCCACTTTGCTTCCTACGGTGACTTCAGCCTCAACTTTGAGGTAGTGTATAACGTGATAACCGGGGACTATGCCACATATATGGATGCGCAACAGGCAATTAACCTAGAGCTAAAACAAGCCTTCGAGAAACGGGGTATTGAATTTGCTTACCCCACCCAAGTGACCTACTTCAGCGGAGCAAACGCCTCTGGCTTGAGCGAAACCACCGATAGCCTCCAGAGTTCCGGAGACGAGTAG